ACGCGCTCGGCGGCACGATCTCGTCGATGACCACCTCGCTGGCCATCCGGTGGATGTCGATATCTTCCCGGTACGCCTCGCGGAGTTCCTGCTCCGTCCGTTCGCGCTCCTCGGGGTCGTCGATCTCGGCGAGCTTTCGGGCGTAGACGGCGTTGATCGCCGCTTCGGGACCCATGATGGCGATCTCGCCGGAGGGAAGCCCGATGACGCTCTCGGGGTCGTAGGCGGGTCCGCCCATCGCGTAGATCCCCGCGCCGTAGGCTTTGCGGACCACGACGGTCTGTTTCGGGACCGTCGCCGAGGACGTCGCGTAGATCATCTTCTTGCCCTGCTCGAGGATGCCCTCCTTTTCAACCTGCGAGCCGGCCATGAACCCCGGCGTGTCACAGAGGTAGAGTAAGGGAATGTTGAACGCGTCGGATTTCCAGATGAACTCGGCGGCCTTCTCCGCGGCGTCGGGGAAAATCGCGCCGGCGCGGTGGGCCGGCTGGTTCGCGACGATCCCCACCGGGCGACCGTCGATCCGGGCGTAGGCCGTGATGATCTCCGCGCCGTAATCGGGGCGTAACTCGAAGTACGACCCGTCGTCGACCACCCGATCGATGACCTCGGTCATGTCGTAGCCCCTGTTCGGCTCCTGCGGGACGACGGCGTCGATTCCCGCCGGCGAGCTAGCGGGCGGTATCGACGCCCGTCGCGGCGGCTTCTCGTCTGCGTTGTCCGGGAGGTACGTGATCAACTGCGCCACGAGTTCGCGGGCGTGCTCTTCGTCTTCGGCGACGAGATCCGCGGAGCCCGATTCGCGGGCGTGAACCTCCGGACCGCCCAGTTCCTGGAGGTCGATATCCTCGCCGGTGACCATTTGAACCATCCGCGGCGACGCGATCGCCATCGCGGACATGCCCTCGACCATGATCGTGAAGTCGGCGAAGACCGGGGTGTACGCCGCACCGGCGATAGACGGTCCGTAGAGCACGCAAACCTGTGGTACGCGTCCCGAGAGCATCGAGTGGTTGTAGTAGTACTTTCCGATCCCCTCGCGGTTCGCGAAGAACCCCGTCTGCTGGTCGATGCGCCCCCCGGAGGAATCCATCAGGTAGAACACGGGTTTTCCGGTCTTCAGCGCGCGCTGTTGCATCCGCAGGAACTTCTCGACGCCCTTCTTGGCCATGCTCCCGCGTTTGACGGTGTAGTCGTTGGCCATGTAGTGGACGTCGCGGCCCTCGAAGGTCGCCCCGCCCGTGATCAGCCCGTCCGCCGGCAACCGATCGTCCGTCTCCTCGCCCGCGCCGTCGGGATGCCAGTCGTCGAACGCCGCGAACTTGCCGTCCTCGAACTGAAACTCGCTGTTCTCTCCGTCGAACCACAACGCGAGGCGATCCCGGACGAACAGTTTGTCCGACTCGTCGAGTTGGTCGCGGTACTTCTCGGGGCCGCCCTCGAGGATGTCGTCGATCTCCGCTCGAAGCCGCCGCTCTCGATCGGTCGGGCCGAGGCCGGCGTCCGAATCCGACTCCGACTCCGGACCGGGACGAGGTTCCGACGGAGGGGTTCGGTCCGGGTCCGCGCTCGAGTCGTCCGTCGCGTCGTGGACCGCCAGCGGTTCGTCATCGTCGTCGGCGTACAGTTCGACCGTCTCGCCGACGTGTTCGGCGAGCGCGGCGGCGATGGCCGACGCTTCTTCGTCGGACGCCCCTGCGGAAATTCGGACTTTCATGATCGTTCCTGTGTCGGGTGGCTAAAAACCGTTTTCGCCCGACGCGGATGGCGACCCGTCGATCTCGTCCATTCGAGACGGATAACGGACATGAGTGCGGGAATCTGTCCATACGCCGACCACGCGACCGTCGTGCGATCGGGCGTGCAGTGACGTTCAGCGGCCGTTAGAGAATGCAATTTCGATAATTCCAAAACAACCGAATAACGTCGATTCGGACGGGTATATCCGTCGAACGCGTAGTATATAGCGCGCGGCATCTGCAGGCATAATGGCTATCCTCGATTTCGTCGTCTTATTCGACCACGAGAACACCTCCTGTGGACGTGAACAGTAGCGTCGGCGTCACGGCGCGACCACACGGCTGAGTCTCAGATATCGCGGTATGGAAGGCACACACACCGAGCATCTTGGCCACCGGCTTGCGACGATCCGTGACCGACTCGAGGCGGGCATGGACCGTCGCGAATTTCTTCGGACCCTCGTTACCGGCGGGTACGCGATCGGCATGGCCCAGTTTCTCGGCGTCGACGACTTCCTGGGAGCGGACGACGGTGAGGTCCCCATCGTCACCGCTCTCGTGAGATCCGATCCCGACGATCCGTGGTCGCTCGAGGAGCGGACGCGAACCGTCCCAGCTACGTGGTACGCCGCCGTCGAGAAAGCCTTCGAGTTGAACAATCTGCTCGCACGAACCGCGTTTACCGGCTATCTCGGGAGTGCCGTCGTTCCGGGCTCGTACAAGAGCGGAGCCGCAACCGTCTCCGTCGGCATCTCGGGCGGCGTGGACTCGTTTCGAGAGACGTTCGGTGGGCTCTTCGAGAACGTTTCGCTCGATTTCGAGACGATCCTCGATATCGGGGACATCGAGGAGACTCACGAGGGGTTCGAGCCGCGAACCGTCACCTCCGTCTCGAACAATGACATTCCGGGTGGCGTCGCCTGCGAAACGGCCGAGAGCATTGCGACGCTCGGTCCTGCACTGTACGATCCGGAGACGGAACAGCGGCTCTTCGTGACGGCCGAACACGCGTTCGAGGGCGGAGCCGATCCACACGGCGACCAGCTGTCGCTGCCGGTTCAGGGAACCGATTCCGCCGAGTTGGGGACCGTCGAGTACGCCCATCCCGTCGAGGATATCGCCG
The genomic region above belongs to Natronorubrum halophilum and contains:
- a CDS encoding acyl-CoA carboxylase subunit beta; amino-acid sequence: MKVRISAGASDEEASAIAAALAEHVGETVELYADDDDEPLAVHDATDDSSADPDRTPPSEPRPGPESESDSDAGLGPTDRERRLRAEIDDILEGGPEKYRDQLDESDKLFVRDRLALWFDGENSEFQFEDGKFAAFDDWHPDGAGEETDDRLPADGLITGGATFEGRDVHYMANDYTVKRGSMAKKGVEKFLRMQQRALKTGKPVFYLMDSSGGRIDQQTGFFANREGIGKYYYNHSMLSGRVPQVCVLYGPSIAGAAYTPVFADFTIMVEGMSAMAIASPRMVQMVTGEDIDLQELGGPEVHARESGSADLVAEDEEHARELVAQLITYLPDNADEKPPRRASIPPASSPAGIDAVVPQEPNRGYDMTEVIDRVVDDGSYFELRPDYGAEIITAYARIDGRPVGIVANQPAHRAGAIFPDAAEKAAEFIWKSDAFNIPLLYLCDTPGFMAGSQVEKEGILEQGKKMIYATSSATVPKQTVVVRKAYGAGIYAMGGPAYDPESVIGLPSGEIAIMGPEAAINAVYARKLAEIDDPEERERTEQELREAYREDIDIHRMASEVVIDEIVPPSALREELAARFAFYEDVEKSLPDKKHGTIL